Proteins encoded within one genomic window of Cucumis sativus cultivar 9930 chromosome 3, Cucumber_9930_V3, whole genome shotgun sequence:
- the LOC101205047 gene encoding protein PIN-LIKES 7 — MGLLSLLEVALMPNLQVLLICLVGALLATDYCNLLPAHARTSLNKIVFTVFTPCLMFANLAKTVTFQDIVSWWFMPVNIGLTFLFGGILGWIVVKILKPKPYLEGLVIAASSSGNLGNLLLIIVPAICDEDGSPFGDRDTCTSLGLSYASFSMALGGFYLWTYTYQLVKTSSMRLKALEVEEAEEQLKAPNHASNGDLQAHLLNKQNGEQAHLLPVSVSSTTNTLLEQVESQHSVDSLEKGESPSIWAKTLEFMHSIIEELMAPPSLGAIVGFIFGAVAWLRNLVVGDNAPFKVIQDSVQLLGEGTIPCTTLILGGNLVQGLRSSKVKASTIIGVIGVRYVVLPLIGISVVKAANALGFLAPDPLYHFLLMVQYTTPPAMAIGTMTQLFGVGQEECSVIMLWTYLAAALSLALWSAVFMWILS; from the exons ATGGGTTTGTTATCTCTATTGGAGGTGGCATTAATGCCCAATTTACAAGTGCTTCTCATTTGTTTGGTGGGTGCCCTTTTGGCTACCGATTATTGCAACCTTCTTCCTGCTCATGCTCGAACCTCTCTCAACAAg aTTGTGTTTACTGTTTTCACTCCATGTCTCATGTTTGCAAATTTGGCCAAAACAGTCACCTTTCAAGACATTGTTTCATG gTGGTTCATGCCAGTGAACATTGGTCTTACTTTTCTATTTGGAGGAATATTGGGATGGATAGttgttaaaatattgaaacccAAGCCATATCTTGAAGGCCTTGTCATTGCAGCCTCTTCTTCTG GGAACTTAGGTAACCTTCTTCTCATCATCGTCCCTGCTATCTGTGATGAGGATGGTAGCCCTTTCGGTGACCGCGATACCTGCACTTCTCTCGGACTCTCTTATGCTTCCTTTTCCATGGCG CTAGGTGGGTTTTACCTGTGGACCTATACTTATCAGCTTGTGAAAACCTCGTCCATGCGATTGAAAGCacttgaagttgaagaagcaGAGGAGCAGTTGAAAGCACCCAACCATGCCTCCAATGGAGATCTACAAGCTCACCTTCTCAATAAACAAAATGGGGAACAAGCCCATCTTCTTCCTGTTTCAGTCTCATCAACCACCAACACCTTGTTGGAACAG GTTGAATCCCAACATTCAGTAGATAGCTTAGAGAAAGGGGAATCACCCTCCATTTGGGCTAAAACACTTGAATTTATGCATAGCATTATTGAAGAATTGATGGCCCCTCCATCACTAGGAGCT ATTGTGGGTTTCATTTTTGGAGCGGTGGCATGGCTTAGAAATCTGGTGGTTGGGGACAATGCTCCATTTAAAGTAATCCAAGACTCCGTTCAACTACTCGG AGAGGGGACAATTCCTTGCACTACTCTCATATTAGGTGGGAATCTGGTTCAAGGGTTACGGTCGTCAAAGGTGAAAGCAAGCACAATCATTGGAGTGATCGGAGTTCGATATGTTGTATTGCCTCTAATTGGAATTTCGGTAGTTAAAGCGGCAAATGCATTGGGGTTCTTAGCGCCGGATCCTCTTTATCATTTCTTGTTGATGGTTCAGTACACCACGCCACCCGCCATGGCTATTGGCACAATGACTCAACTGTTTGGTGTTGGTCAAGAGGAATGCTCTGTTATTATGCTTTGGACGTATTTGGCTGCTGCTCTTTCTCTCGCTCTTTGGTCTGCAGTTTTCATGTGGATCTTGTCTtga
- the LOC101214265 gene encoding protein PIN-LIKES 7 isoform X2: MLESLSTRSCLLFSLLVSCLQIWPKQSPFKTLFHGNLGYLLLIIIPAICYENGSPFGNHSTCASLGLSYASFSMALSGFCQWTYTYHLLKTSSLRLNAIEEASGIDHLHTHLVNKQNGLDSIEQIESQETVPTNISSSIWAQTLQILYTIMQESITPPSLGAIVGLSFGAVSWLQNLVVGENAPLRVIQDSVQLLGNGTIPCTLLILGGNLIQGLRSSKVKLRTILGVIGVRYFALPAIGILVVKTADTLGFLAPDPLYHFLLMVQYTTPPAMSISTMTQLFGVGQEECSVIMFWTYLIATLSLALWSALFMWILT, encoded by the exons ATGCTAGAATCTCTCTCAACAAG ATCGTGTTTGCTGTTTTCACTCCTTGTCTCATGTTTGCAAATTTGGCCAAAACAGTCACCTTTCAAGACATTGTTTCATG GGAACTTGGGGTACCTTCTTCTCATCATTATTCCTGcaatttgttatgaaaatgGAAGCCCTTTTGGCAACCACAGTACTTGTGCTTCTCTTGGACTCTCCTATGCATCCTTTTCCATGGCg CTAAGTGGGTTTTGTCAATGGACATATACTTACCACCTTTTGAAAACCTCCTCCTTGCGGTTGAATGCAATTGAAGAAGCCTCAGGCATTGACCACCTCCATACTCACCTTGTTAACAAGCAAAATGGTCTTGATTCAATTGAACAG ATTGAATCCCAAGAAACAGTGCCCACCAACATATCCTCTTCCATTTGGGCTCAAACACTACAAATTTTGTACACCATTATGCAAGAATCAATAACCCCTCCATCCTTAGGAGCA ATTGTGGGATTGAGTTTTGGAGCTGTATCATGGCTACAAAATCTAGTAGTTGGGGAGAATGCTCCACTTAGAGTAATTCAAGACTCCGTTCAACTACTCGG AAATGGGACGATTCCTTGCACCCTTCTGATATTAGGTGGCAATCTCATTCAAGGGTTGCGGTCTTCAAAGGTGAAGCTGAGGACAATTTTGGGAGTGATTGGGGTTCGGTACTTTGCGTTGCCTGCAATTGGAATTTTGGTAGTGAAAACGGCGGACACGTTAGGATTTTTGGCACCGGACCCTCTTTACCACTTCTTGTTGATGGTTCAATACACCACGCCACCGGCTATGTCTATTAGCACAATGACTCAGTTGTTTGGCGTTGGTCAAGAGGAATGCTCTGTTATTATGTTTTGGACTTATTTGATTGCTACCCTTTCTCTTGCTCTTTGGTCTGCACTTTTCATGTGGATCTTGACTTGa
- the LOC101214265 gene encoding protein PIN-LIKES 7 isoform X1, with amino-acid sequence MGLLSLLEVAFIPNLQVLLMCSVGAFLATDYSNLLPAHARISLNKIVFAVFTPCLMFANLAKTVTFQDIVSWWFMPLNIAFTFLFGGLLGWIVIKLLKPKPYLEGLVMAVSSTGNLGYLLLIIIPAICYENGSPFGNHSTCASLGLSYASFSMALSGFCQWTYTYHLLKTSSLRLNAIEEASGIDHLHTHLVNKQNGLDSIEQIESQETVPTNISSSIWAQTLQILYTIMQESITPPSLGAIVGLSFGAVSWLQNLVVGENAPLRVIQDSVQLLGNGTIPCTLLILGGNLIQGLRSSKVKLRTILGVIGVRYFALPAIGILVVKTADTLGFLAPDPLYHFLLMVQYTTPPAMSISTMTQLFGVGQEECSVIMFWTYLIATLSLALWSALFMWILT; translated from the exons atgGGTTTGTTGTCACTATTGGAGGTGGCTTTCATTCCCAATTTGCAAGTCCTTCTGATGTGTTCAGTGGGAGCTTTTTTAGCCACTGATTACTCTAATCTTCTTCCTGCACATGCTAGAATCTCTCTCAACAAG ATCGTGTTTGCTGTTTTCACTCCTTGTCTCATGTTTGCAAATTTGGCCAAAACAGTCACCTTTCAAGACATTGTTTCATG GTGGTTCATGCCACTGAATATTGCTTTTACCTTTCTATTTGGAGGGCTTTTGGGGTGGATTGttatcaaacttttgaaaCCAAAGCCATATCTTGAAGGCCTTGTCATGGCAGTCTCTTCCACTG GGAACTTGGGGTACCTTCTTCTCATCATTATTCCTGcaatttgttatgaaaatgGAAGCCCTTTTGGCAACCACAGTACTTGTGCTTCTCTTGGACTCTCCTATGCATCCTTTTCCATGGCg CTAAGTGGGTTTTGTCAATGGACATATACTTACCACCTTTTGAAAACCTCCTCCTTGCGGTTGAATGCAATTGAAGAAGCCTCAGGCATTGACCACCTCCATACTCACCTTGTTAACAAGCAAAATGGTCTTGATTCAATTGAACAG ATTGAATCCCAAGAAACAGTGCCCACCAACATATCCTCTTCCATTTGGGCTCAAACACTACAAATTTTGTACACCATTATGCAAGAATCAATAACCCCTCCATCCTTAGGAGCA ATTGTGGGATTGAGTTTTGGAGCTGTATCATGGCTACAAAATCTAGTAGTTGGGGAGAATGCTCCACTTAGAGTAATTCAAGACTCCGTTCAACTACTCGG AAATGGGACGATTCCTTGCACCCTTCTGATATTAGGTGGCAATCTCATTCAAGGGTTGCGGTCTTCAAAGGTGAAGCTGAGGACAATTTTGGGAGTGATTGGGGTTCGGTACTTTGCGTTGCCTGCAATTGGAATTTTGGTAGTGAAAACGGCGGACACGTTAGGATTTTTGGCACCGGACCCTCTTTACCACTTCTTGTTGATGGTTCAATACACCACGCCACCGGCTATGTCTATTAGCACAATGACTCAGTTGTTTGGCGTTGGTCAAGAGGAATGCTCTGTTATTATGTTTTGGACTTATTTGATTGCTACCCTTTCTCTTGCTCTTTGGTCTGCACTTTTCATGTGGATCTTGACTTGa
- the LOC101214022 gene encoding uncharacterized protein LOC101214022 gives MEGNICDVNHLNSDVLLPPRKRLLAGLRKQGGDGDGTFNLPPVASSSCSPPPSPSYGFTSIEFNIRLNSLLSAHSNSNLSPEEIVQASRSAAAAAVKAAEAARAAAEEKAAIAARAVTVAKSAMDLVASISEEAAYKEINLRKNKLKKHVPVQLLYTKYQPLENTKTDEELARKLHRAINSSPRILKNSSGSDVRSHKHKKLKSSTSSEKIRVSNCGISQDLDPTTTCNGHAKPNEVDSECSFQEVYKLKPDEKTSKYEKSNPSLTDNGEETSQKEKMCDDISVTIKKRGRVKLKKLPLSICSFRDKTTLKEDMNNGSSPILTVQNRGSPTSEKVILHSVDSPTEGVMPIDSTSVWKCQEFKAPLSVKQNKVVQS, from the coding sequence ATGGAGGGCAATATCTGTGACGTGAATCACCTCAATTCCGATGTTCTGTTACCTCCAAGAAAGCGTCTTCTTGCTGGCTTGAGAAAGCAAGGTGGCGATGGCGATGGTACTTTTAATCTGCCACCAGTTGCCTCCTCCTCTTgttctcctcctccttctccttcttatGGCTTCACATCTATTGAATTCAATATACGGCTTAACAGTCTGTTGAGTGCTCATTCAAATTCTAACCTATCACCTGAGGAAATAGTGCAGGCCTCGAGATCAGCTGCTGCTGCAGCTGTGAAGGCTGCAGAGGCTGCTAGGGCAGCAGCTGAAGAGAAGGCTGCGATTGCAGCACGAGCTGTTACAGTTGCAAAGAGTGCCATGGACTTGGTTGCCTCGATTTCTGAAGAAGCAGcttataaagaaataaatctAAGAAAGAACAAGCTGAAGAAACATGTCCCAGTTCAGTTGCTGTACACAAAATATCAACCTCTTGAGAATACTAAGACAGATGAAGAGTTAGCCCGCAAATTGCATCGGGCAATAAACAGCTCCCCtagaattttgaagaattcATCTGGTTCTGATGTTAGAAGCCACAAACATAAGAAGTTGAAAAGCTCAACGAGCTCTGAGAAAATTAGGGTTTCCAATTGTGGCATCTCACAGGATTTGGACCCTACAACTACGTGCAATGGGCATGCTAAACCTAACGAGGTTGACTCTGAGTGTAGCTTCCAGGAGGTATACAAGCTCAAACCTGATGAGAAGACTAGTAAATATGAGAAGAGCAATCCGTCTCTGACGGATAATGGAGAAGAGACAAGTCAGAAGGAGAAAATGTGTGATGATATTAGTGTCACTATTAAAAAGAGGGGAAGAGTAAAGCTTAAAAAACTGCCCTTGAGTATTTGTTCTTTCAGGGACAAGACAACTCTTAAGGAAGATATGAATAATGGAAGTTCCCCAATCTTGACTGTGCAAAATAGGGGGTCTCCCACATctgaaaaagttattttacATTCTGTAGATAGCCCTACCGAAGGTGTGATGCCAATAGATTCTACATCAGTATGGAAATGCCAGGAGTTTAAAGCTCCCCTTTCtgtcaaacaaaataaagttgtGCAGTCATGA